The genomic DNA CCGTCGAACATGGCCGCATTGTTGGAACAGGCCAGTTGGGTGAACACTTGGGTCGCGTAGTGGTCCTCGTCAGTACCGACGAGAATGCCGTAACGCCCGCTTGCGGGGGCGTGAAAATGTTTCGCCGCAGCCAGAATGGACGCCCAGTCACAGGGCGGTTTTAGCCCTGCTTCCCTGAACCAGTCCGCCCTGTACCAGATTCCCTGAACCCAGCCGTGGAACGGCACGCCGTACCAGCCCCCGCCGGGAGCGGAAAGCCGTTTCAGGGCACCGGGATAAAATCGCTCCGGGCCGATACTGTGGATAATCCGGGAGGCGGTATCCTTCCCCAGAGTGCCGGTTTCATTCAGGGCGACCAGCAATTGAGACCCCGCACCGATCAGATGGGGAGCCATGCCGTCTTTTTCGGCTTCGCTCACACGTTTGCACAAATCGTTCTCGTTTACGCTGACCAGCTTGACCGTCACGTCATCCTGCATGACCGTGAAGGCCCGGATGAGGAATTCGATCGTCCTGATCCGGTCCTCATGGATTTCCGTGGTCCAGAACGTCAGTTCCACCGCCGATGCCTGCGGCGGGAGCACCAGAGACGTCCATCCCAGAATGATAGCAATGAGAATACGTTTCATGATTCGTTACTTGGAGTGGAACACTTCGACGCCGTTCCAGTCGTTGTCTGGGGGTGTTTGGGCCAGCTTTTCCGCCCGTTCCCGCATAATGGCTGCGAGATCGTCCCCGGGGTTTATCCTGAAGCATTTATCAAATAGTATTGCCGCTTCTTCGAACCGCCGGTCCAGATAAGCGGTGTAAGCCGTTTCCCATGTTTCGATAAAGTGCGGCAACTCCTCGGGGGAGACATGGAAATCCATGGGACCGCCCCTGCGTCCCAGAAGTTCATACACCGACACCGGGATGGTCGTTCCCTTGGGCATAACCTTCCCGACAGGACGGAAGAGGAAACCGTCTCCGGCCTGCTTCACCACGCTTTCACTGGCGAGTATCTGGGTGCCGCAATACTTGTTCAGGCCTTCCAGCCGGGAAGCGAGATTGACCGGGGCTCCCATGGCCGTATAGTTCATCCGGTCATCCGACCCCACGTTGCCTATGATCGGGTCGCCGGTATGCAGGCCGAAACGGGTATGCATGGCTGGCAGCCCTTCGGCGGTCCATTTCCTGTTGAGCGCCTCGGACGCCTCACGGGCACCGAGCGCGGCGTCGCAGGCCAGTTCCGCATGGTTTTCCTGAGGAGACGGGGAATTCCAGAAAGCCATAACCGCGTCACCGATATACTTGTCGATGGTTCCCTCGTGTCGCAGGATGACTGAGCTCACGGCCTGCAAATATTCCGACACCTTGAGCATCAGCTTTTCCGCCTCCATGCTCTCGGAAATGGTCGTGAAGTCCGCGATGTCAGAGAAAAGCAATGTGGCTTCCCGCCGCTCGCCACCCAGTTCCGGGATCTTTTTGGCGAGCAGCAACTGTTTGACCAGTGTCTTGGGAACGTACCGTCCGAATGAGCGGAGACTCATCTGCATGGTCTTGACTGCCTTGGACAATTCCGCGATTTCGGAAATGTGCGACCGTACGTTCACGGTAGAATCCAGTTTGAAATGGCGGATCTTGTCCGCTTCCCTTGCCAACCTGTTCAATGCGACGGACATCTGCCGCGCATTGTAGGCGGCAATGGGGATGGCGAGAAGAATGATGACGGCAGCACCCAACAGGCTTCGCTTTCTGGTCTGGTCCATGTGCCCCGTGAAATCCGACAGGGGAGCGGTGACCGCCAGAATTTCTCCGGGCAGATGGGTGTTGTTCAGATGAGCCATGCATACCAGATGTCTGGATTCTCCCGTCTCCAGCAGCATCATGTTCTCCCTGTGGTCCCAGTTTTTTATTTCCCTTGTCAGTTCCGCCATCATCGGGTCCGCCATGTCCTTGAGGGAAAGGCGGACGACCTGATGGCCTCTCAGGGTTTCGGTCATGGTAAGAATCTTGTCCTGATCAGGGTGGGCAGTGATCTGCAACGCCTCGTTGAACATGAAGGCATAACCGGATTTGCCGATTTTCAGATCGCCAAAATACCGGGATAACCCCGCCAGTGTGACATCGACTCCGAAAACGCCTGGAACATCGCCGTCAAAGCGGTGTGCAAACGTTATTCCCATGCTGCCGGTGCTCTTGAAAATGTAAAACGGGGTATGGACGATGCCCTCCTTGCCGATCGCCTGACGGAACCATGGCCTTTCCCGCGGGTCATAACTGGAAAAACGCAGGCCCCGCGATCCGACGAGACGGCGCTCCTGGTCAAAGAATTGCCACAGCTCGACTCTTTTTCCGTCCCCGGGCCGGTCAAAGACCTTCCTGATTCCCAGCCGGGTCTCCTCCGGTGCCAGAAGGTGCTTACGCAGAGAAGCATTGCTCAGCGATATCACCTGATAGAAATCGCCGTCGGCGTATCCGATATATGCCGAATACAGATGAGGCCGCGCCAAAAGCCTTTCGGCAATAAGCCATTGAGCCGGATGACGCATGAAGTCCGGCTTGTCAGACAGGTAAGGGAGTTCCGCAACTTCATTGGACATGCGGGTGGTTGACTCGAAAAGATATTCGATGCGTGCCGTAACCTCGTCACTGACTTCGCACAATAGCTGGGTCGCAATATCCTGCGCGGCCTGACTGTTTTCGTTGTAATTATACCAGGTAAGACTGCCTGCCGTTATCAGAATAAACGACAGAAACAGCGTCAGGATGGTAACGTGCAGCGACGGTTTGCGAATCTTCATTTGAAATTACAACCGGCAATTACAGGTTTATCGATTTCAAACAAACGTATCATTATTGGAAGAAAAAGCAATCAGTGTAGCCCGACTCGCTTGCAGAAACCGGAAACGTCGGGTCACGGATAGGCGTTACCTCATCCCATCCGCGAAAAGAAAAACACCTGCTTCTGTGCATTAAGGCAAGTCAGCCCTGTGCCATGCAGGCAGAACTCGTCTGGGGAAAATCGAACCGCACGAACCGGCAGCCCGGTGGAAAAGTCATGAAAGGAAAGAAATGAAATGCAGCGAAACAGGCACGTTTCCGACAAGAAATGAAAAGGCACCGCAACCTGCGGGCAGCACCATCTGCTCAATGGGGGAAATCATTGTAGCCGTTCATTGGACAGCGAAAAAGAAAACACTTTGCGGCCAGCGAAGCGGCCTGCCCGATGCCGGAAGCGGTGAACAGCCTCGGCCCCGGACAAGGGATGCGGCTGTTTCGTCAACCGCCTCCCTACCGTCGAAAAAAAGGCATGCCTGACCTTTGGGTGTCTACCAGATTTTCCACTCGGCCCGGTTTTCGTTCCACAGCTGGTTGAGATGTTCCGTATCCCGCAGGGTATCCATGCAGGCCCAGAAGCCGTCGTGACGGTAAACCATGAGTTCGCCTGCGTCGGCCAACTGCTCCAGAGGACCGTATTCAAAATCGCAATCCGTGTCCGGAGTCAGGTAATCGAACACCTTACGGTTGAGGACCATGTAGCCGCCGTTGATGATGTTGCCCATCGCCGTCTTCGGTTTTTCCTGAAAGGAACGGACCACATCGCCTTCCGTGTGCAGCTCTCCGAAACGCTGGGCGATACTCACGCCGCTCAGGGTAACGATTTTTCCATGAGACTTGTGGAATTCAAGCAACTTGTCGATGTTGATGTCAGCCACGCCGTCCCCATAGGTAAGCATGAACGTATCACCCTTGATGTATTTCTCGATCTGCTTGATCCGCCCGCCCTTGAGCGTGGTGGGACCGGTGTTGGCCAGGGTGATGCTCCAGCCGGCTTCGTCGTGGCATTCATGAAGACACAGCTTTTCCGGTTTGCCGAGTTCAATGGTGATGTCGTTGTTCATCCATTCGTAGTTGACGAAATAATCCCGGATCATTTCTCCCTTGTATCCCAACGGGAGGACGAACTTCGTATGCCCATAATGGGCATAAATCTTCATGACATGCCAGAGAATCGGCCTTGGACCGATATTGACCATGGGCTTGGGACGAAATTCGGTTTCTTCGCGCAGGCGCGTTCCCAACCCACCACAGAGGATGACAACTTCCATCGTGACTCCCTACTATCCTTTGACACACTTCAGATATCCATTGGGCGCAACGGAAAACATCAGTTTGTTGTCTATGTTGATATCCTTGACGAACCTGTCATTGGTTTCAAGGAACTGATCGACTGCGGTCATGGGATTGTTTCCCGGCGACCAGGGACGGTCTGCGGATGCTTCTTCCGGGAGATTCTCGATGATCGTATCGAAAACGACCATGTATGAATCCTTTTTCACCAAGGGGGAATACAGCTCCATTTCACGCAGGACGTGCTCATGGGTATGATTGGAATCCAGAACGACCAGCGGATTTTCATATCCCTTCGCCTTCTCGAAAACCGAAGCCACCAACTCTTCATCAATGGCGGAACCTTCCAGCAACTCGACATTCCTGAACATCGGATGGGACTCGATCTCCTTCCGGTTGTGTTCGCGGATATCGATGTCGATGGAAATGAGCTTTCGGTCACCCCCCAAAAGCTGCAACAGGGAAGCATAGAACAGGACCGTGCCGCCGTGGGCAATGCCTGTCTCGATGATGATGTCCGGCTGCACTTCCCAGATAATTTCCTGCATAGCCATGATGTCTTGCGGGTACTGGATGATCGGACGACCAAACCACTGAAAATTATATGAATACCCTGACGATATGGAGTGACGCATAAATTCGTCAGAAGCATCCTTCAGGGGGGCATTCGCTCCCTGTTCATCAATTCGCTGCTTCCGCTGGTTCTCAAATTCCTTAACTGGATTACTCATATTTCCCCCATGGTCAGCAAGGTGCTTCCACTACCGGCACACATGCCCTGTATTTCGTCTTTGTAATTGTCGTTCATGATGATGATCTCGCCGGCCTCACTATTTCGGAACTCTTCCGGCGAAAAAATCCGATGTCCGGTCTTTGCCACAAAACGGCCCTGTTTGACAGGATTGATATCGATCAACCCCTGAACAAACCGGGCATCCGGGTCAACCTGATTCACAAAGGCGACCCCTTTGGCCCCAGCACCCCATACCCAGCATCCCCGATGTTTCGAGACAAATTCCTTGAAGCGTCCGATTTCGGTAGCAAATAGTCTGTCATCAACGCGGGGGAGGTCGAGTCCTCCGGTCACTGAGGTGCCCTTGAAGTCCTTCAAGTCGGCAATCACCCACATATATTGACCTTCGAAACACGGAATGACTTCCGCATTCTCGAACAGATTCGCAAGGGATTGCTCGGTGAAGTAGTTGCAGTGCTCATGGA from uncultured Pseudodesulfovibrio sp. includes the following:
- a CDS encoding adenylate/guanylate cyclase domain-containing protein; its protein translation is MKIRKPSLHVTILTLFLSFILITAGSLTWYNYNENSQAAQDIATQLLCEVSDEVTARIEYLFESTTRMSNEVAELPYLSDKPDFMRHPAQWLIAERLLARPHLYSAYIGYADGDFYQVISLSNASLRKHLLAPEETRLGIRKVFDRPGDGKRVELWQFFDQERRLVGSRGLRFSSYDPRERPWFRQAIGKEGIVHTPFYIFKSTGSMGITFAHRFDGDVPGVFGVDVTLAGLSRYFGDLKIGKSGYAFMFNEALQITAHPDQDKILTMTETLRGHQVVRLSLKDMADPMMAELTREIKNWDHRENMMLLETGESRHLVCMAHLNNTHLPGEILAVTAPLSDFTGHMDQTRKRSLLGAAVIILLAIPIAAYNARQMSVALNRLAREADKIRHFKLDSTVNVRSHISEIAELSKAVKTMQMSLRSFGRYVPKTLVKQLLLAKKIPELGGERREATLLFSDIADFTTISESMEAEKLMLKVSEYLQAVSSVILRHEGTIDKYIGDAVMAFWNSPSPQENHAELACDAALGAREASEALNRKWTAEGLPAMHTRFGLHTGDPIIGNVGSDDRMNYTAMGAPVNLASRLEGLNKYCGTQILASESVVKQAGDGFLFRPVGKVMPKGTTIPVSVYELLGRRGGPMDFHVSPEELPHFIETWETAYTAYLDRRFEEAAILFDKCFRINPGDDLAAIMRERAEKLAQTPPDNDWNGVEVFHSK
- the rfbF gene encoding glucose-1-phosphate cytidylyltransferase — encoded protein: MEVVILCGGLGTRLREETEFRPKPMVNIGPRPILWHVMKIYAHYGHTKFVLPLGYKGEMIRDYFVNYEWMNNDITIELGKPEKLCLHECHDEAGWSITLANTGPTTLKGGRIKQIEKYIKGDTFMLTYGDGVADINIDKLLEFHKSHGKIVTLSGVSIAQRFGELHTEGDVVRSFQEKPKTAMGNIINGGYMVLNRKVFDYLTPDTDCDFEYGPLEQLADAGELMVYRHDGFWACMDTLRDTEHLNQLWNENRAEWKIW
- a CDS encoding cephalosporin hydroxylase family protein, whose product is MSNPVKEFENQRKQRIDEQGANAPLKDASDEFMRHSISSGYSYNFQWFGRPIIQYPQDIMAMQEIIWEVQPDIIIETGIAHGGTVLFYASLLQLLGGDRKLISIDIDIREHNRKEIESHPMFRNVELLEGSAIDEELVASVFEKAKGYENPLVVLDSNHTHEHVLREMELYSPLVKKDSYMVVFDTIIENLPEEASADRPWSPGNNPMTAVDQFLETNDRFVKDINIDNKLMFSVAPNGYLKCVKG